From a region of the Flavobacterium sediminilitoris genome:
- a CDS encoding ABC transporter ATP-binding protein: protein MITTKNLSKKYGDFTALNNLNLHINSGEIYCLLGANGAGKSTTINLLLNYINPSSGEASINGKDVQKHSLETKKYIAYIPENLMLYPNLTAMENLDYFSGIAGITLHNNTLSELLTKAGLQADAHNKPTTAFSKGMRQKVGIAIALAKQAKALLLDEPTSGLDPQASNEFGQLLLQLQKEGVAILMATHDLFRAKEIATHIGIMKAGILEHEFKAEEISLQKLEEVYLQTMNYKELRHD from the coding sequence ATGATTACAACAAAAAACCTCTCCAAAAAATACGGTGATTTTACTGCATTGAATAACTTAAACCTCCACATAAACTCAGGTGAGATTTATTGTTTGTTGGGTGCCAATGGAGCTGGAAAATCAACTACCATAAACCTATTGTTGAATTATATCAATCCATCCTCTGGTGAAGCTTCTATAAATGGTAAGGATGTGCAGAAGCACAGTCTTGAAACCAAAAAATACATAGCCTACATTCCAGAGAACCTCATGCTCTACCCGAATCTTACGGCTATGGAGAATCTGGATTACTTCTCGGGAATAGCGGGCATAACACTTCACAACAATACACTTAGCGAACTGCTTACCAAGGCTGGTCTTCAGGCAGATGCTCATAACAAGCCTACAACTGCCTTTTCTAAAGGAATGCGACAGAAAGTAGGAATAGCCATTGCATTGGCCAAACAAGCCAAAGCGTTGTTGTTGGACGAGCCTACCTCTGGATTGGACCCACAAGCGAGTAATGAATTCGGGCAATTGCTTTTACAGCTTCAAAAAGAAGGTGTTGCCATTTTGATGGCCACGCACGACTTATTTCGGGCAAAAGAAATTGCTACCCATATAGGTATTATGAAAGCGGGAATACTGGAACACGAATTCAAAGCCGAAGAAATTTCCCTACAGAAATTGGAAGAAGTGTATTTGCAAACCATGAATTATAAAGAATTGCGCCATGATTAG
- a CDS encoding Fur family transcriptional regulator — MAKPRNTIAKTEILNLIEQSDKALSHSEIQQHLSGLCDRVTIYRVLDRLYEEGLIHKTSTIDGVVKYAACIKCTPEKHYHSHLHFNCESCHKVICLVDVKPIFKLSEDYIVREMNFMLSGICPECA; from the coding sequence ATGGCAAAACCGAGAAATACGATAGCAAAAACCGAGATTTTAAATTTAATAGAACAGTCAGATAAGGCACTTTCACATTCAGAGATACAACAGCATTTAAGTGGCTTATGTGACAGAGTAACTATTTATAGGGTTTTGGACAGGTTGTACGAAGAAGGGCTTATACATAAAACTTCAACCATAGATGGTGTAGTGAAGTATGCTGCTTGTATAAAATGCACTCCTGAAAAGCACTATCATAGTCATTTGCATTTTAATTGTGAATCCTGTCACAAGGTAATTTGTTTAGTAGATGTAAAGCCAATATTCAAACTATCAGAAGATTATATAGTAAGAGAAATGAATTTTATGTTGTCTGGAATTTGTCCGGAATGTGCATAG